In Sphingopyxis macrogoltabida, the sequence GGCTATTATGCGCCCAGCGCCGACAGCATCCGGCGCATGGTGCTCTCCGGCACGGTTCGCGGTAGCGATGCTCGGGCCCGTCTTGTCGGTCGCGACGCATATACCGCTGCAGGTGGCCGGATCGAACGCGAACTATTCGACGACGATGACAGCGAGTCCTGGGTTGATGTCGCGCTTCTCGAAACCCTCGCCTCGGAGGAGATGGAGAAACGCGCCAAGGCGCTCGCAGCAGAGCAGGGCCTTGCCTGGGTTAAGCCGACGCTTGACGCCTATGCCAGTCACGATCTTGTGGAAGGCCTCATTCGCCTTCCGGCCGAGCCGGCTCCGTTGACTGACGCCGAACTGGCCCGCCTTGACGAACTCGATGCTTCCTACGACGATCATGCGGCCATTCTCGAGGATGAAGACAGCGCAGAAGAAGCAATTGCTGCGGCCGAGGCGACGATCGAAGCGATCGAGCGCGAATGCCAGGACATTCGGGCAAAGCCCCCGGAGCTGGCGCCCGAACTGAAGGCCAATGCCGGAATGATCCTCGTTCTCTCGCGCGACGGGACACCGGTCCTCCAGCCGGTGTTCTACGGCGAGCGCGATATCGAAGTCGTTGGTGACGACGATGTCGTCGAAGTCGTGGCCAGTGTCGACAGTGATGGCAAACGCCGTGCAGCGCTTTCCAAGCGTCTGATCGACGAACTTGCGATGCAACGTCGTGACGTGCTCGCGCTCCACGTGGCATCGGATCCCGGCCTTTCGCTCGACATCATGGTCTTCACCCTCGCGGATGCCGACACCCACGACTGGCGGTCACGCGCGGCCACGACCCTGCGTGGCGGCGTCCCTGCGGGTCCGATTGTCGGGTTCGAAGCGAAGGATGCGCCGGCAAGCGCATCCCTTGCGGACCTGCGCTCTGGTCTCGATGAGAGCTGGCGATCTGGCGAAGACGCTTCGTCGCGCTTCAAGATGTTTCGGGCACTCGCTGATGAAAGCCGCGCAGCATGGCTCGGCTTTGTCGTCGCTCGCACGCTCGAGGCGAGCCTCAACATGGCAGGCGAACGCCAAATCGCGTTCCAGGATCATCTGGGCAGCGCGATCGGCATCGATATGGCGCAATGGTGGCGTCCGACCGCGGCAAACTACTTCGACCGCGTCTCGAAGCAGGTCATCCTCGATGCGCTCACCGATGTCGGCGGCCTGGAACTGTCCTCGCGCTTCGCATCGGTGAAAAAGGGCGATCTCGCGATGAGCGCCGAGCGCGTCTTCGCGGGGACCTAC encodes:
- a CDS encoding ParB/RepB/Spo0J family partition protein, which codes for MIKSIPLTKLVQSPRNVRRHGDPAADSELKASIAAHGLLQNLIVRPAARGKFEVEAGERRRCALLALAEERVLPKGYEVTCLVLEDDAEIAVETSLAENFHRLAMNPADEAQAFAALIEAGASTEDVARRFGLTVRFVEGRLRLATLAPVVFDALASGEITLDLAKAFGATSDQEIQARVYEQASSGYYAPSADSIRRMVLSGTVRGSDARARLVGRDAYTAAGGRIERELFDDDDSESWVDVALLETLASEEMEKRAKALAAEQGLAWVKPTLDAYASHDLVEGLIRLPAEPAPLTDAELARLDELDASYDDHAAILEDEDSAEEAIAAAEATIEAIERECQDIRAKPPELAPELKANAGMILVLSRDGTPVLQPVFYGERDIEVVGDDDVVEVVASVDSDGKRRAALSKRLIDELAMQRRDVLALHVASDPGLSLDIMVFTLADADTHDWRSRAATTLRGGVPAGPIVGFEAKDAPASASLADLRSGLDESWRSGEDASSRFKMFRALADESRAAWLGFVVARTLEASLNMAGERQIAFQDHLGSAIGIDMAQWWRPTAANYFDRVSKQVILDALTDVGGLELSSRFASVKKGDLAMSAERVFAGTYITEVEVRERALAWVPEVMRFADLPEIPADNEAQSPNADFVANDDNQPPSELAA